Proteins co-encoded in one Seriola aureovittata isolate HTS-2021-v1 ecotype China chromosome 1, ASM2101889v1, whole genome shotgun sequence genomic window:
- the LOC130166226 gene encoding meiotic recombination protein REC114-like — protein MATNQVWRLKRYGRFVPGIKDKRGQPWKVFKTNDSKPEIVLTIVESGYLLILQGQESLDTIPLLCGSDSLKVQQKSDNLMLQVTVKGESRMIRMQFDGSSRAEAIKECSSAVEKLMEYLPVATQDDTPPPHNHPPTEVSAPVIQVANFTVH, from the exons ATGGCCACCAACCAGGTATGGAGGTTGAAACGCTATGGGCGTTTCGTCCCAGGCATCAAAGACAAAAGAGGACAGCCTTGGAAG GTATTTAAGACAAATGACAGTAAACCTGAGATTGTCCTTACAATTGTGGAATCTGGATATTTGCTCATATTGCAAGGACAGGAAAGCTTG GATACAATCCCATTGCTCTGTGGCTCAGACTCTCTCAAAGTACAGCAGAAATCTGATAACCTGATGCTTCAAGTTACTGTGAAG GGAGAAAGTCGCATGATAAGGATGCAGTTTGATGGAAGTAGCAGGGCAGAGGCTATAAAGGAGTGTTCAAGTGCTGTGGAAAAACTGATGGAGTACTTGCCTGTCGCCACTCAGGATGACACCCCACCACCCCATAATCACCCCCCTACTGAAGTCTCTGCACCAGTGATACAGGTTGCCAACTTTACAGTTCACTAA